The Pithys albifrons albifrons isolate INPA30051 chromosome 6, PitAlb_v1, whole genome shotgun sequence region CAATTTGTATTTGGGCTTAGTTTAAAGCGTGTTGGCTGCTTTACAGGTAACTTGCCAGACAACCTCCAACGTGAAACAGTTTATGAAAACAGGGTGCAGTGCTCCTTCAGTAGCTCATCTCCCCTTTTATGTTTTGCTTATGAGCTGGATAAGGAGACACAAAGCCTGTAGCTCCTGTTTTGGAGACAGTTAAAGAGTGCATTACCCATCAAAGTTTAATATGTTGAAGATTCTGCACACAATTTCtgaattgtgatttttttcttgaccATGCTTCTTAATATTACATCCATGTGTTTACTACCTTTCCATCTTTTCTTACCtgtcttttccttcctgttaAGAACAAAGCCTgtgaggctttttttccccGCAAACCTTGAAGCATATTTTTTACCCATGTGTCAGTTTGCTgccttttcaattaaaaaacaatcaCAGTCTCCTGAAAACTACCTGTATGCAAAGACTAGCTGGAATAATAGTTTTTAAACTTGTGGTGTCTGCTCAGTGTGGAAATTAGTCCGCAGAGATTGAACTACCTGCACAGTAAATTACCTGTGCTCCCAGAATAAATCTTTCCAGGACACTAGTCCTGACATTTTGTGGGTTCACTTAATAGAAAGGGAAAACCCTTAAGCCTGTCTGTTTGTGCTTGTGATTATTCAGAATAAGGTAGATGATGAATTTCTAGCTATGTTTTGAGTGTTTCAGCAGTTGTTCAGATGATGCCTGATTTGTTTGGTTGCAGGTGGCTTCTGGCTGGGTGTTGaccaggaaggagcagagggcacaCTGTCATGGACAGGTATATTCTTTGGGATCTTGGCAAGCCTGTGTGTCTCTCTCAATGCCATCTACACCAAGAAGGTGCTGCCTGTGGTGGATGGTAGCATCTGGCACCTGACCTTCTACAACAACGTCAATGCTTGTGTGCTGTTTTTCCCACTCATGATGCTGCTGGGCGAGTTCCACACCCTCTACCACTTTGACAAACTAGGGAGCCCCAGTTTTTGGGGCGTGATGACCCTGGGGGGAGTGTTTGGCTTCGCCATTGGGTATGTGACTGGACTTCAGATTAAGTTCACTAGCCCACTCACCCACAATGTGTCTGGGACAGCTAAGGCTTGTGCCCAAACAGTGCTGGCTGTTATCTACTTTGAGGACACAAAGAGCTTCTTGTGGTGGACAAGTAACTTGATGGTTTTGGGGGGCTCCTTTGCCTACACATGGGTGAAAGGACTGGAGATGAGAAAGGTACAAGAGGATCCTAATGTCAAAAGCAGTGAAAGAAATGAGACTGGTGTGTAGGCAGCTCCTGCATCTCCATTGTTGTGCCTGAGGGGATAACCTTTGGTGCTCATTGCCTCCTGAGGAGAAGACCaggaatcaggaaaaaaattcacctGCAAAATGTATGGGGAACTGTGTCAGGAACCAGAGCCAAAGACCTTACTGGATTGTGTTTTATCTATGGCATCTCACCCCTATCAGAGTTGAGAAGAGCATGTGTTACAGAGATCAATTGGGGGGTTTTgtgattgttttttaaaatggatgTTGCTATTGACCTAATCTGGGAAATTTGCATCtctgggcaggggaagggagggtgggCTCCTAGCAGACAAAGACTGGAGTGGGAGCTTTATGTAGTTAGGGATCTAGAATTAAGTGAATGAATGCAGTCTGAAGTTATAAAATCCTGAACCTCCAGGTAAGAAAGAGGCAAGTAGCCAGATTGATTGAGTTTGACTTCAGTAAATTGTTCTGCCGTAAAAGGTGTTTGCAACAGCTGTCATTCCTGTTGCCCCATTCAGTGTAGAGGATGGAAATTCCTTCCCTTCTAGCTATGTACAAGTCTTAAGCAACAGCAGTGCCTCCAAATCTCCTTTCTAAAGAGTCAGTATCACATCCTTCCGAGGTTTTTTTCCGTGTTGCTCTGCACCTGGTTTCTCAGTTCAGCAAAGCATGCCAAGACTCAGGAATTAAACTTCTCATTCCCCCTGCATTGCATCCCATGAGGGAGAGCAGACTCGCTTCAGTGGACATTCTCATGGAAGAGTGAGCTCGGCCTCTCCATGACAAGCAGGAGGGGAAAAGTTACTCTGAAGTCCCAGTACACAACATGGAATTCACAACATGTCTCTTTACCCTCTGTGTTGGGGGTAAGTTTGTGTTTGAAAATGGGGTTGTTACTAACTGGGCTTGTTTAGGGATACTTGTTCTATACCTAGTTTGCATCTCCTTTGGTGTTTTGCAGTTTGTCTTTTGGCTTGTTCCTTTTAAACACCCCCATGGCCAGCTCAGCAAATTGTTCAACGCAAAAAATTCTAGGTTTGCTTAGTTGCATCGATCCCTTTGTTTGGAACTTGCTGCTGAGCAGTTAGTTCTGCAGAAATCTCTCCCCCTGCCATCTGGTTCTATGCAATACTCTGTGCAGTGATTTCTCATCCCAGGGGTTAGCAGCAATATCCTGTGGTGAGCTGTGATGTTGCACCAGCTGGCCCCTTCAAACATACGGAGTTATTTGGATAGCGGTCCTGGGCAGTCCATGCCATTGCTTCATACCCTGCCCCATGCATACTACACGGCCATACCTAGAGACTCCATGTCTACACAGAATATGTTCCTGTTTAATTTGAGAGGGTACCAGGTTTCATGACCACAGGTATCTTTTTTGATGCAGGCAGCCATTTGGAatccttgaaatatttttttgtaattatttttaatgctgcCTTGCCCCGGCCGCGCCTGCCGAATGAAGGCGGGGGTCGCTGCCTGGGTGCGGTGGGCGCGGCCCGTGCGGGGCTCAGGGCACGGCGCCCGCCGGCGGCAGTCGCGGCCGCTGGGGGGCGGCAGAGCGGCGCGGGTGCCGCGCGCGCTGTCCCAGCGCGCTGATTGGCTGCCGTGGCGCGCTCCGGTCAcgcggcggggcgggcacaGGCTGCGCGCGGGGGCCACGGCGccgggaggaggcggcggcgaTGGCGGCGGCCGCGCTGGGCCCCGCGCCCTCCCTGTGCCGCTCCGTGCACTGGTTCCGCCGCGGGCTGCGGCTCCACGACAACCCGGCGCTGCAGGAGGCGCTACGGGATGCAACGTCCCTCCGCTGCATCTATATCCTGGACCCATGGTTCGCCGCCTCCTCCGCCGTGGGCATCAACCGCTGGCGGTGAGTGGCGCCGGGCCGCGGGTGGGACcgagcggcggcgggagcgctCCCGCGGCACCGCAGCGTTCTGGGCGCGACGTGGGTCGGGCCGCGTCAGCGGTGGTGCCAGCACGCGCTTCCCTGTCCGGTCCGGCCTGACCCGCGCCCCGCTTCCCCGGCCCTCGCCGCGGGAGAGCTGTGCCGTGTCCGCTCGGCCTCACCGCGGTTCTCGCACAGCTGCTACCTGACTGTGGGAGGATGTCTTCAACTTTACGTAATGTCATTAGACTTTCTCCTTACCAGCTGGGCGAATGTATGAGAGCAGCAACCCATGGGGATATTTAGCTTTGGGAGGCGCTGCTCCCTGGACTTAGAGACAAGCGTAAAGAGTCGCCGGAGCTGCGTGGCCGCTCCACgccttccctctgccctttGCCTGCCTAGCGCGCGTAGGCACGTGCGCACGCAGCTGCGTGCCTCCCACGCCACACATCTTTACGGAAATATCCATTGGCTGCTGCCAAGAAGGTAGAGAGGAAGATGTGTGTGGGCTTTACCCACTGTCTCCAATTGGAAAAATGTATGGCATGAGTCATGTCTGTGCAGAGAATAAGACCTCATACACCTGTAGCCACTAACATTACATAACGCTGTTGTGTGAGGTCTCAGCTGCCTGAACATTTGGAAACCCAATCCAGATAGGGATTCTCCGTGGCAAGACTCCCCAGCATGCACGTGAAGcagctctcccccagccctcacACTACCCCGGGACAACCACCTGGCTAAAGATCCTTTGAGAGCTCTTTAAAATGTTGTGTGGCTGTGCGCTAGGGAGATTGTAGCAACTGACTGCTTCTGCTGGGCACCTTAGCTTCATCTCAAGGAATGGGATAGTACAAGTGATACCTAAGCATTTCTAAAACCCCACATCAGAGGATGACATAAAAATTGTAAATGTGCATAAATTACCTAATGTAGATAGTCAAATGATGAAAAATTGTAGAGTCTGTTACAAATAAGTGTTGTAGGAGCCTGAAGTGCTCTTTCTGTAGACCAGACTTTCTGCAGGCGGCAGAGATGCGTTTCACgtgctgctgttgttgctgaCTTGTCCTCATTTGGAAAAACCAAAGTGATGCCACAACAGATTGATTCCTGATCTGTTTAATCCTTGTTTGTTtccaccagcactgcagagggagGGTAGCAGTTAGTGGTCTTCTTGATGTTGTAGTCATGGAATATATGAGGAAgtgacaattttaaaataatgttttcttggAGGTGTGTGCCTACTTCAGATGTCAGAAACTAGCACCATTGGCTGTTGAGTAAAAATGTATTAGCAAGTTGCTTATGTTGACCAGAGTTCTGTTGGTTCCCACTGTGAGACTTGACTTTGcttcactaattttttttaatgtaaatactTGTATTCAGAGTCCTGTTCTCCAAAGGcaaatgtttgtgttttacCTAGTTCTCACAAATTTGTCATGTTGAAAATTCCTTGTCATTTAACTGCACAGCATGTATGAGCCATGTAGGACTAATGCTTGTTAAATTTTCAGAAAGTTGATATTCCTATTTAATAGGTGGAATGTGGGCTAGAGGAGTGGTTTTGTTTAGGTTACCTGGACCTGGTTCTTGGTGTTCTGCTCTTTGACAGCGGACCCTTCTTTCCAGGAACCACGTCCTTTTCTCCCTCAGGATTTGCAGAGGGAGCCAGTTCTATCTGTAGGCTGGCACTTCACATTAGGGGCAGTGCAGCTGAGGAGAGTGGAAACCCCCACTTTGAAGTGCAGTTGTAGCTTAGCTTTCCTTAGCTAGGTGTGGTCTtaaaggagctgctgcagatcCTCGTGCCTCACAGATCACACTGCAGAGTGAGTGTGTATGCatgaggaaaagggagagattggcagGCTCACTTAGAAAGGGTTGCAAATTTGCCAGCAATGCCATGTGCTGAGGAGAGACTAAAGTTTTAAAGCTGATGTCTTTTGCAGagttaaataaaacaattatgTAGGTGTGGGGGGCACCTGTGTGACTGGGAAAGattatttatacatttaacGTTTTATAGCTTACTGGAGGATCAGTCAGTTAAATGCAGAAAGCACTTACATGGCTCTTTAGAGTTTTGGGGTGACAGGGAATAGGTAAATGCTTTGATGTGCTCTCATCTATGTGCCTTCATGGTGGAAGATGAATTGCAGTTCTCTTTGCAGCTATTCTAAAGACAGATTATTCTTACCTCAGGAGATCTTGGTGCTCAGTCTTGTACTCCTGTTAAGCTAGGAGAGTACATTTCTCTTCTGTGACATAGTGTATTTGTACCCAGAACTGTAAAACTTGCACAGTTCTTGCAGTATTTCATTACATTCTTTGGAGTAGTGCATCAACATTTTTCTACTTCATATGCAAAATCCCTCCTTGACCCAAAACCTGTGAAAGAATGTACAGTAGGGAATTACATGGTTTATACTTTTCTC contains the following coding sequences:
- the SLC35C1 gene encoding GDP-fucose transporter 1, which encodes MSRAQLTRTGILRMALGGGGPDALLPAEGGGGRRAPFLLRALRIAVVVCLYWFTSIAMVFLNKYLLDSPSLRLDAPLFVTFFQCALTATLCLGLSLGAACGPPCSGLPALRLDPKVSRSVLPLSAVFIGMVTSNNLCLKHVGVAFYNVGRSLTTVFNVLFSYVLLKQTTSLYALLACGVIIGGFWLGVDQEGAEGTLSWTGIFFGILASLCVSLNAIYTKKVLPVVDGSIWHLTFYNNVNACVLFFPLMMLLGEFHTLYHFDKLGSPSFWGVMTLGGVFGFAIGYVTGLQIKFTSPLTHNVSGTAKACAQTVLAVIYFEDTKSFLWWTSNLMVLGGSFAYTWVKGLEMRKVQEDPNVKSSERNETGV